In Pristiophorus japonicus isolate sPriJap1 chromosome 2, sPriJap1.hap1, whole genome shotgun sequence, one genomic interval encodes:
- the LOC139228685 gene encoding zinc finger protein 664-like: MIAKLCSMQQITVKMETIRVLEAERLQTGSSNQTLRQDLTESLDSLGPEYHQPLHMEGEGSGRSVDKPHTCSVCGKGFVYLSLLRAHQLVHSDERPFKCSDCGKRFKCSGDLKGHQRAHSDERPFTCPDCGKSFKSSGVLTTHQRAHTGVRPFTCSVCGKRFVYPAHLQTHQRVHTDERPFNCSDCGKSFKSSQELKRHQLLHTGERPFTCSVCRKGFAESSNLLRHQRTHQRVHADERPFTCSNCGKRFKSSGGLKGHQRFHTGERPFTCSMCEKRFTQSSQLLKQQQVHTVL, from the exons GGTTTTAGAAGCGGAGCGTTTACAGACGGGAAGTTCAAACCAAACattacgtcaagatctgacagagtcgctTGATTCattaggacctgaatatcatcagcctttgcacATGGAAGGGGAGGGCAGCGGTCGCAGTGTGGACAAACcacacacgtgttctgtgtgtgggaagggatttgttTATCTATCCCTGCTGCGagcacaccagcttgttcacagtgatgagagaccatttaaatgttctgattGTGGGAAGAGATTTAAATGCTCTGGCGATCTGAAGGGACACCAGCGAGCTCACTCTGATGAGAGGCCGTTTACATGTCCTgattgtgggaagagctttaaaagctccgGGGTTCTGACCACACACcagcgtgctcacactggggtgaggccgttcacctgctccgtgtgtgggaagagatttgtTTATCCAGCCCACCTgcagacacatcagcgagttcatacTGATGAGAGACCGTTTAACTGTTCTGACtgcgggaagagctttaaaagctcccAGGAGCTGAAGCGACACCAGCTcctccacactggggagagaccgttcacctgctctgtgtgcagGAAGGGATTCGCAGAGTCAtctaacctgctgagacaccagcga acacatcagcgagttcacgcaGATGAGAGACCATTTACATGTTCCAACTGTGGGAAGAGATTTAAAAGTTCTGGGGGTCTGAAGGGACACCAGCgttttcatactggggagaggccgttcacttgttccatgtgtgagaagagattcactcagtcttcCCAGCTGCTGAAACAGCAGCAAGTTCACACTGTTCTGTAG